A region from the Aricia agestis chromosome 12, ilAriAges1.1, whole genome shotgun sequence genome encodes:
- the LOC121732741 gene encoding ionotropic receptor 75a-like has product MDEIIGEDFTKLDVCLAQRLAMGVLVNANCQAFEKVINYASENMMLDSKRKWLIISVNADKLSEAIVDDYNINHLVKINNETNINENDTECNNGTDVLCCNITEFLDDMVILNDTNNKRDSESGEHTKQNKSNAHVPGEIQKCEGKVFAILDKLNISVDADITYAETTDNDTYELFEIFNFGKIQGGSLLVTKIGSYSNGLSPSRDSSYAYYKRWDFNKLNMRIIVVMSPIPEVFDPAMILGRTRNARTAVVIQIGTQVIQTVAELHNIELVYTVVDRWVGDFQRNGTYTVTNALNFREADISPIIRFIPPFFGKLDFVSTVLSSIETKFYYRIPSSGPGNFENQFLTPLTAGAWWGVVGLCVVCGVVLLTSSLFEERPFSLPYSFFSVFALVCQQFFEDTDEKGIKRSSAARKITILITGMSCVLIYNYYTSSVVSWLLNGPPPSINSLAELINSPLQPIFEDIGYTRSWLQLPDYYYNKRNAEDEDKLKKKIFKQMKKMSIFRTVDEGIELVKQGGYAYHTETNAANDRISRTFDQREMCDMGSLQVMEKTMLFAAVQQHSPYKEFFNWSFMRLNERGIISCIRARMSSQESSCEGSSPRALALGGAAPAFILLLGGYVLGMLIMMMERWHYRYQGNQLQL; this is encoded by the exons ATGGATGAGATCATTGGAGAAGACTTCACCAAGTTGGATGTATGCCTGGCACAAAGATTAGCTATGGGTGTACTGGTCAATGCTAACTGTCAAGCCTTTGAAAAAGTTATTAATTAC GCTTCTGAAAACATGATGTTAGATTCAAAACGCAAGTGGCTTATTATTTCTGTCAATGCAGATAAATTGAGTGAAGCAATAGTAGATGATTACAATATTAACCATCTGGTAAAAATTAATAACGAAACCAACATCAATGAGAATGATACCGAATGTAATAACGGAACGGATGTGTTATGTTGTAATATTACTGAGTTCCTTGATGACATGGTGATACTTAatgatacaaataataaaagagATTCAGAATCAGGTGAACATACGAAACAGAATAAATCTAATGCTCATGTACCTGGTGAAATACAAAAGTGCGAAGGGAAGGTATTTGCAATACTCGACAAGCTCAACATTAGTGTGGACGCTGATATAACTTATGCTGAAACTACAG acaATGATACTTACGAGTTGTTTGAAATTTTTAACTTCGGTAAGATACAAGGTGGATCGTTACTTGTAACAAAGATTGGTTCTTATTCTAATGGATTAA gtcCCTCTCGAGACTCGTCTTACGCTTATTACAAAAGATGGGACTTCAACAAGCTGAACATGAGAATAATCGTAGTG ATGTCTCCCATACCCGAGGTTTTTGATCCAGCAATGATCCTGGGGAGAACCCGCAATGCCAGGACAGCGGTGGTCATTCAGATCGGCACGCAGGTTATTCAGACTGTCGCtgagttacataatattga ATTAGTGTACACGGTCGTGGATCGATGGGTAGGCGACTTCCAAAGAAACGGCACCTAC ACGGTAACCAACGCGTTGAACTTCCGTGAAGCTGACATATCGCCTATCATACGGTTCATTCCGCCATTTTTTGGGAAACTAGACTTTGTCTCTACTGTTTTGAGTAGTATCGA AACCAAATTCTACTACCGCATACCCTCTTCCGGTCCTGGAAACTTCGAAAACCAGTTCCTCACACCGCTAACCGCTGGTGCCTGGTGGGGGGTGGTGGGGTTGTGTGTGGTCTGTGGTGTGGTGCTGCTGACATCATCGCTGTTTGAGGAGCGACCCTTTTCACTGCCGTACTCATTCTTCTCCGTCTTCGCTTTGGTCTGCCAGCAGT TCTTTGAAGACACCGATGAAAAAGGAATTAAAAGATCATCTGCAG CTCGTAAAATCACCATTCTCATCACCGGCATGTCGTGCGTGCTCATCTACAACTACTACACCAGCAGCGTGGTGAGCTGGCTCCTCAACGGACCTCCTCCCTCCATCAACAGCCTCGCCGAGCTCATCAACAGCCCCCTGCAGCCGATCTTCGAAGATATTGGCTACACCCGGTCCTGGTTGCAG CTACCAGACTACTACTACAACAAAAGAAACGCAGAAGACGAAGACAAGCTCAAGAAGAAGATTTTTAAGCAAATGAAAAAGATGTCGATATTTAGGACCGTAGATGAGGGCATCGAGCTGGTGAAGCAAGGAG GTTACGCGTATCACACGGAAACGAATGCAGCTAACGACCGCATCTCGAGGACATTCGATCAGCGCGAGATGTGCGACATGGGCTCGCTGCAGGTCATGGAGAAGACCATGCTGTTCGCCGCCGTGCAGCAGCACAGCCCGTACAAGGAGTTCTTCAACTGGAG CTTCATGAGACTCAACGAGCGAGGGATCATTTCGTGCATCCGTGCTCGCATGTCGTCCCAGGAGTCCTCCTGCGAGGGCAGTTCGCCGCGAGCGCTGGCGCTGGGCGGAGCAGCGCCCGCGTTTATACTGCTGTTGGGCGGATACGTCCTAGGGATGCTGATCATGATGATGGAGAGATGGCATTATAGATATCAGGGGAATCAATTGCAGCTTTGA